One Pseudonocardia abyssalis DNA segment encodes these proteins:
- a CDS encoding class I SAM-dependent methyltransferase has protein sequence MRNTMTSERAAHWRDTYTQRGDAEVSWFSIEPTCSIALIDAGGADPGRPAVDVGAGASRLADVLLERGFVDVTVLDVSDDGLAHTRERLGADASRLRCVVSDVLDWVPDHRFGLWHDRAVFHFLTDAADRQRYRDLLDSALTPDALVVVGTFAADGPESCSGLPTARYSPEALAAELGAGPGSGLRVVAQRREEHRTPWGAVQPFTWLALRRE, from the coding sequence ATGCGGAACACGATGACGAGCGAGCGAGCGGCGCACTGGCGCGACACCTACACGCAGCGCGGCGACGCCGAGGTCAGCTGGTTCTCCATCGAGCCGACCTGCTCGATCGCGCTGATCGACGCTGGGGGAGCGGACCCAGGGCGGCCGGCCGTCGACGTGGGCGCAGGCGCGTCCCGACTGGCCGACGTGCTGCTGGAGCGCGGCTTCGTCGACGTCACGGTGCTCGACGTGTCCGACGACGGGCTTGCTCATACCCGGGAACGCCTCGGTGCCGACGCATCCCGGCTGCGTTGTGTCGTCTCCGATGTTCTGGACTGGGTGCCGGACCACCGGTTCGGTCTGTGGCACGACCGCGCGGTGTTCCACTTCCTCACCGATGCGGCGGATCGCCAGCGTTACCGGGACCTGCTGGACTCCGCGCTCACCCCGGACGCGCTGGTGGTGGTCGGGACGTTCGCCGCCGACGGTCCGGAGTCCTGTTCGGGGCTTCCCACGGCCCGCTACTCGCCCGAAGCGCTCGCGGCTGAACTGGGCGCCGGTCCGGGGTCCGGCCTGCGGGTCGTCGCGCAGCGCCGCGAGGAGCACCGCACACCGTGGGGCGCGGTGCAGCCGTTCACCTGGCTGGCTCTGCGTCGCGAGTGA
- a CDS encoding mycofactocin-coupled SDR family oxidoreductase, protein MAPNMAERAELRAFRQLRVPNRNNRDDGLHETFAVPTTSTERQRSMGRVEGKVAFVTGAARGQGRSHAVRLAEEGADIIAVDICTDIETVPYPGSTVDDLKATVAAVEDHDRRIIAREADVRSFSALKAVYDEGVAEFGHVDIVVANAGILSIAPGWEVTDEQWDTVHDINLKGVWHTAKAAIPGMIERGQGGSIVLTSSIAGIGPLAGMSHYAASKHGVTGLARNLAHELAQHSIRVNSVHPTTVNSPMIKNQAIFNVFRPDLENPTEEEALEGFATLTKMPIPYVEPVDISNAVLWLASDEARYVTGVQIPVDAGWSVR, encoded by the coding sequence ATGGCGCCGAACATGGCCGAGCGCGCCGAGCTTCGCGCGTTCAGGCAACTCCGCGTCCCGAATCGGAACAACCGCGACGACGGCCTCCATGAAACGTTCGCCGTGCCGACGACGTCAACCGAAAGGCAGCGAAGCATGGGACGGGTCGAGGGGAAAGTGGCGTTCGTGACCGGGGCCGCTCGGGGACAGGGCCGCTCACACGCGGTGCGACTGGCCGAGGAGGGCGCCGACATCATCGCGGTGGACATCTGCACGGACATCGAAACCGTGCCCTACCCGGGCTCGACGGTCGACGACCTGAAGGCGACCGTCGCCGCGGTGGAGGACCACGACCGGCGGATCATCGCGCGGGAGGCGGATGTCCGCTCGTTCAGCGCGCTCAAGGCCGTCTACGACGAAGGCGTCGCCGAGTTCGGCCACGTCGACATCGTGGTCGCGAACGCGGGCATCCTGTCGATCGCCCCGGGCTGGGAAGTCACCGACGAGCAGTGGGACACGGTCCACGACATCAACCTCAAGGGCGTGTGGCACACGGCCAAGGCCGCCATCCCCGGCATGATCGAACGCGGCCAGGGTGGATCGATCGTCCTGACGAGCTCCATCGCCGGGATCGGACCGCTCGCCGGGATGAGCCACTACGCAGCGTCCAAGCACGGTGTCACAGGCCTTGCCCGCAACCTGGCCCACGAGCTGGCCCAGCACAGCATCCGGGTCAACTCGGTGCACCCGACGACGGTGAACAGCCCGATGATCAAGAACCAGGCGATCTTCAACGTGTTCCGGCCGGACCTCGAGAACCCGACCGAGGAGGAGGCGCTCGAAGGCTTCGCCACCCTGACGAAGATGCCCATCCCGTACGTGGAGCCGGTGGACATCAGCAATGCGGTCTTGTGGCTCGCCTCCGACGAGGCGCGCTACGTGACCGGCGTGCAGATCCCGGTCGACGCCGGCTGGTCCGTGCGCTGA
- a CDS encoding flavin-containing monooxygenase, producing MSTTTTPDVDAVVIGAGFGGIYMLHKLRNELGLTVQAFEKGGGVGGTWFFNRYPGAKSDTEGFVYRYSFDKDLLQEWDWSTRYLEQSAIEEYLNHVVDRFDLRRDIQLNTEVTGAVFDEDTDHWTVTTADGASVTSRYVVNALGLLAKTNIPAIPGIDTFAGQAVHTNAWPADLDITGKRVGVIGTGSTGTQFIVAAGKTAAHLTVFQRSPQYCVPSGNGPVDQAEVERTKKNFDAIWDQVRNSVVAFGFQESGVEAMSVSEEERQRVFQENWDKGNGFRFMFGTFADIAVNPEANAAAAAFIRSKISEIVQDPETARALTPTGLYAKRPLCNEGYYETFNRENVSLISIADNPITEITPAGVRTADGVVHELDVLVFATGFDAVDGNYRAMDLRGRGGRHIDEHWTDGPTSYLGLAKSGFPNMFMILGPNGPFTNLPPSIEAQVEWIGDLIGDAERNGIRTVEPTQAAEDGWTATCNEIANFTLFPKVESWIFGQNIPGKKSSVMFYMAGIGAYRQKLGEVAENGYEGFEQKAKETAAV from the coding sequence ATGAGCACCACCACCACCCCGGACGTCGACGCCGTCGTCATCGGCGCCGGGTTCGGCGGCATCTACATGCTGCACAAGCTGCGCAACGAGCTCGGTCTGACCGTGCAGGCCTTCGAGAAGGGCGGCGGCGTCGGCGGCACCTGGTTCTTCAACCGTTACCCCGGCGCCAAGTCCGACACCGAGGGCTTCGTCTACCGCTACTCCTTCGACAAGGACCTGCTGCAGGAGTGGGACTGGTCCACCCGCTACCTGGAGCAGTCCGCCATCGAGGAGTACCTCAACCACGTCGTGGACCGCTTCGACCTCCGCCGCGACATCCAGCTGAACACCGAGGTCACCGGGGCCGTCTTCGACGAGGACACCGACCACTGGACGGTGACCACCGCCGACGGCGCCAGCGTCACCAGCCGCTACGTCGTGAACGCGCTCGGTCTGCTGGCCAAGACCAATATCCCGGCGATCCCGGGCATCGACACCTTCGCCGGGCAGGCGGTGCACACCAACGCCTGGCCCGCGGACCTGGACATCACCGGCAAGCGTGTCGGCGTCATCGGCACCGGCTCGACCGGCACCCAGTTCATCGTCGCCGCGGGAAAGACCGCGGCGCACCTGACGGTGTTCCAGCGGTCACCTCAGTACTGCGTGCCGTCCGGGAACGGTCCGGTCGACCAGGCCGAGGTCGAGAGGACGAAGAAGAACTTCGACGCGATCTGGGACCAGGTCCGCAACTCGGTGGTCGCCTTCGGGTTCCAGGAGAGCGGCGTCGAGGCGATGAGCGTGTCCGAGGAAGAGCGGCAGCGCGTGTTCCAGGAGAACTGGGACAAGGGCAACGGCTTCCGGTTCATGTTCGGTACGTTCGCCGACATCGCCGTCAACCCGGAGGCGAACGCGGCCGCCGCGGCGTTCATCCGCTCGAAGATCTCCGAGATCGTGCAGGACCCGGAGACCGCCCGCGCTCTCACCCCGACCGGCCTCTACGCCAAGCGCCCGCTGTGCAACGAGGGCTACTACGAGACCTTCAACCGCGAGAACGTGTCGCTGATCTCGATCGCGGACAACCCGATCACCGAGATCACCCCGGCCGGGGTGCGCACCGCCGACGGGGTCGTTCACGAGCTCGACGTGCTGGTCTTCGCCACCGGGTTCGACGCCGTCGACGGCAACTACCGGGCGATGGACCTGCGCGGCCGCGGCGGCCGCCACATCGACGAGCACTGGACCGACGGCCCGACCAGCTACCTGGGCCTGGCGAAGTCCGGGTTCCCGAACATGTTCATGATCCTCGGCCCGAACGGGCCGTTCACCAACCTGCCGCCGAGCATCGAGGCCCAGGTCGAGTGGATCGGAGACCTGATCGGCGACGCGGAACGCAACGGCATCCGGACCGTCGAGCCGACCCAGGCCGCGGAGGACGGCTGGACCGCCACCTGCAACGAGATCGCGAACTTCACGCTGTTCCCGAAGGTCGAGTCCTGGATCTTCGGCCAGAACATCCCGGGTAAGAAGAGCTCGGTCATGTTCTACATGGCCGGGATCGGCGCCTACCGGCAGAAGCTCGGTGAGGTCGCCGAGAACGGCTACGAGGGCTTCGAGCAGAAGGCCAAGGAGACCGCAGCCGTCTGA
- a CDS encoding ArsR/SmtB family transcription factor, with protein MGDRSAKTNLLDELARVGKALGSGTRLELLDLLTQGPRSVADLAAAAGLGLTTTSAHLQTLRRGGLVTGDRDGTTIRYRLSGPDVAALLAAVRAVATVHLPDVVAARDRYLGLPTTDDPARDDPAREEIGRDELLRRARAGEIVVLDVRPRSEYRAGHIPGAVSIPADELADRLDELPDDVDVVAYCRGAWCVLSHDAVRLLTARGHRAYRLVDGMLEWRLDDRPVEVAAV; from the coding sequence GTGGGCGACCGCTCAGCGAAGACGAACCTGCTCGACGAGCTGGCCCGGGTGGGCAAGGCTCTCGGCAGCGGTACGCGACTGGAGCTGCTCGACCTGCTCACGCAGGGACCGCGGTCGGTCGCCGACCTCGCCGCGGCCGCCGGGCTGGGCCTGACCACGACCTCGGCCCACCTGCAGACGCTGCGCCGCGGCGGTCTCGTCACCGGGGACCGGGACGGCACCACCATCCGGTACCGGCTCTCCGGGCCCGACGTCGCGGCCCTGCTCGCCGCGGTGCGCGCCGTGGCGACCGTCCACCTGCCCGACGTCGTCGCCGCGCGCGACCGCTACCTCGGCCTCCCGACCACCGACGACCCGGCCCGCGACGACCCCGCCCGCGAGGAGATCGGCCGCGACGAGCTGCTGCGCCGGGCCCGGGCCGGCGAGATCGTCGTGCTCGACGTGCGGCCCAGGTCCGAGTATCGGGCCGGGCACATCCCGGGGGCTGTCTCCATCCCGGCCGACGAGCTGGCCGACCGGCTCGACGAGCTCCCGGACGACGTCGACGTGGTGGCCTACTGCCGTGGCGCCTGGTGCGTTCTCTCCCACGACGCCGTCCGGCTGCTCACCGCCCGGGGACACCGGGCGTACCGGCTCGTCGACGGGATGCTGGAGTGGCGCCTCGACGACCGACCGGTCGAGGTGGCGGCGGTATGA
- a CDS encoding AAA family ATPase, with product MLEGPPGTSKSTILRAITAHWGVPFVLVESNAELTPARLVGHHGPARVLREDYSADHFVAGPLVEAMRGGGFLHIEELNRAPEDTLSVLLGAMAERAVTVPRVGTVTAPATFRVLASMNPFDNVGTARVYDRWNRFAVGYQSADGEHRCLLESSRPRPPPGSDLGDLRPARPTGRPLGAVPGAPATANGLCGALESPARLTTPAAAERSTSEQL from the coding sequence TTGCTGGAGGGCCCACCGGGAACATCGAAGTCGACCATCCTGCGGGCGATCACCGCGCACTGGGGCGTGCCGTTCGTCCTGGTCGAGAGCAATGCCGAGCTGACGCCGGCGCGCCTGGTCGGACATCACGGCCCGGCTCGGGTGCTCCGGGAGGACTACTCGGCAGACCACTTCGTCGCCGGACCACTGGTCGAGGCGATGCGCGGTGGTGGCTTCCTCCACATCGAGGAGCTCAACCGCGCCCCCGAGGACACGCTCAGCGTCCTGCTGGGCGCCATGGCGGAGCGGGCGGTGACGGTGCCGCGGGTCGGCACCGTCACCGCTCCCGCCACGTTCCGGGTCCTTGCCTCGATGAATCCGTTCGACAACGTCGGGACCGCCCGGGTCTACGACCGGTGGAACCGGTTCGCGGTCGGCTACCAGAGCGCGGACGGGGAACATCGGTGTCTGCTCGAGTCATCTCGGCCTCGTCCACCACCCGGCAGTGATCTGGGCGATCTTCGACCGGCTCGCCCGACCGGTCGGCCGTTGGGAGCCGTTCCGGGCGCCCCTGCCACTGCGAATGGCCTATGTGGCGCCCTCGAGTCGCCGGCGCGGCTGACAACACCCGCCGCGGCGGAGCGTTCCACATCGGAACAACTATGA
- a CDS encoding DoxX family membrane protein, translating to MTGQPATIPASYRSLAQAVAILRIFFGVIWLSNGIAKLVDVGSYDLGFATFGLLWLPQAEYIADDASGTTFLGPVGAFYQSVVLPNFGFFGTFLTIVEIAAGLALLFGVVTRAAALGTLLLIGPIWVMYLASAATQYLWTYPVDLLPLLLLAIFPAGRMWGLDGRLAARFGDRWPF from the coding sequence GTGACCGGACAGCCGGCGACGATCCCCGCGTCGTACCGCTCGCTCGCGCAGGCTGTGGCGATCCTGCGCATCTTCTTCGGCGTGATCTGGCTGAGCAACGGCATCGCCAAGCTCGTCGACGTGGGTTCCTACGACCTCGGCTTCGCGACGTTCGGGCTGCTCTGGCTGCCTCAGGCCGAGTACATCGCCGACGACGCCTCCGGCACCACATTCCTCGGCCCTGTCGGCGCCTTCTACCAATCGGTGGTGCTGCCCAACTTCGGCTTCTTCGGCACCTTCCTCACGATCGTCGAGATCGCCGCGGGTCTGGCCCTGCTGTTCGGGGTGGTCACCCGCGCCGCGGCACTGGGCACGCTGCTGTTGATCGGCCCGATCTGGGTCATGTACCTGGCATCGGCGGCCACGCAGTACCTGTGGACCTACCCGGTCGACCTGCTCCCGCTGCTGCTGCTCGCGATCTTCCCGGCGGGCCGCATGTGGGGTCTCGACGGGCGTCTGGCCGCCCGCTTCGGCGATCGGTGGCCGTTCTGA
- a CDS encoding alpha/beta hydrolase, whose amino-acid sequence MTAAPSVRPTSTSPESDALRALYADWSNIIATTPDLTMRLFRSIFDEWHQPTREPEDVTYREEVVGGVPGIWALPAGADTSQVLLYTHGGGFAVGSASSHRKLAAHVAKALGVTTFVLDYRRAPEHPHPAQVEDGVAAFTALTERGIAPADITTIGDSAGGNLAVAIALALREQGRPLPGRVIAFSPWLDMENKGETLVTNDATDALISVPLLEGMIAGVLAGGAVPATTPLANPLHADFTGFPRLYVNAGGAESLLDNATRLADRARAAGVDVTLNVVDGMQHVFPFLAGNAPEADAEIAEIAAWYRA is encoded by the coding sequence ATGACAGCGGCTCCGTCGGTTCGGCCGACGTCCACCTCGCCCGAGTCCGACGCACTGCGCGCGCTCTACGCGGACTGGTCGAACATCATCGCCACTACGCCCGACCTGACCATGCGGCTGTTCCGCAGCATCTTCGACGAGTGGCACCAGCCCACCCGCGAGCCCGAGGACGTGACCTACCGGGAGGAGGTCGTCGGCGGGGTGCCCGGGATCTGGGCGCTGCCCGCGGGTGCGGACACCTCTCAGGTGCTGCTCTACACCCATGGCGGGGGCTTCGCGGTCGGCTCGGCGTCGAGCCACCGCAAGCTCGCGGCGCACGTGGCTAAGGCACTCGGCGTCACGACGTTCGTTCTGGACTACCGCCGCGCCCCCGAGCACCCGCACCCCGCGCAGGTGGAGGACGGCGTCGCGGCGTTCACCGCGCTGACCGAGCGCGGCATCGCACCGGCCGACATCACCACGATCGGCGACTCGGCGGGTGGCAACCTGGCCGTCGCCATCGCCTTGGCGCTGCGCGAGCAGGGCAGGCCGCTGCCCGGCCGGGTGATCGCGTTCTCCCCGTGGCTGGACATGGAGAACAAGGGCGAGACCCTGGTGACCAACGACGCCACCGACGCCCTGATCTCCGTACCGCTGCTCGAAGGCATGATCGCCGGCGTGCTCGCCGGCGGCGCCGTGCCCGCGACGACGCCGCTGGCCAACCCGCTGCACGCCGACTTCACCGGCTTCCCGCGGCTCTACGTCAACGCCGGCGGGGCGGAGTCCCTGCTGGACAACGCCACCCGCCTCGCCGATCGGGCGCGGGCCGCCGGGGTCGACGTCACGCTGAACGTCGTCGACGGCATGCAGCACGTCTTCCCGTTCCTGGCCGGGAACGCCCCCGAGGCCGACGCCGAGATCGCCGAGATCGCCGCGTGGTACCGCGCCTGA
- a CDS encoding rhodanese-like domain-containing protein, protein MTRTPSGRSDETRTVDPSTLMTWVERAADVPDGPMVIDVRSIAEYDTVHIRGSYHVPAQTLAEHTAELARHLDDPSSPVVLVCQSGVRAEQARRHLAAAGLDHAHVLDGGVPAYAAAGGDVVRGRRVWALERQVRLAAGSLVLAGLGAGRFLHPNARLLAAGIGAGLTFSALSDTCAMGSMLARLPINRDSADPTVSATVAALRERPARGSSAAAADPAVAT, encoded by the coding sequence GTGACCCGCACCCCCTCCGGCCGCTCCGACGAGACCCGGACAGTGGACCCGTCGACGCTGATGACCTGGGTCGAACGGGCCGCCGACGTCCCCGATGGCCCGATGGTCATCGACGTCCGGAGCATCGCCGAGTACGACACCGTGCACATCCGCGGCTCCTACCACGTGCCGGCGCAGACTCTCGCCGAGCACACGGCCGAGCTCGCCCGCCACCTCGACGACCCGTCGAGCCCCGTCGTCCTGGTCTGCCAGTCCGGCGTCCGCGCCGAGCAGGCACGCCGACACCTCGCCGCCGCCGGCCTCGACCACGCGCACGTCCTCGACGGTGGCGTTCCGGCCTACGCCGCCGCCGGCGGCGACGTCGTCCGCGGCCGCCGCGTCTGGGCGCTGGAGCGTCAGGTGCGCCTCGCCGCCGGTAGCCTCGTACTGGCCGGCCTCGGCGCCGGCCGGTTCCTCCACCCGAACGCCCGCCTGCTCGCCGCAGGCATCGGTGCCGGACTGACGTTCTCGGCCCTGTCCGACACCTGCGCCATGGGGTCGATGCTGGCCCGGCTCCCGATCAACCGGGACAGCGCAGACCCGACCGTCTCCGCGACCGTCGCCGCGCTGAGGGAACGACCTGCCCGAGGATCGTCCGCTGCCGCCGCCGACCCGGCTGTCGCGACCTGA
- a CDS encoding nucleoside phosphorylase — MTDADLPLLQAKDHEAPSLFEPANLLREARRQKNLPDVDVPAVALLDPDGDIVRHLARTGTGRRHPGWACYHTDMWTVDVDGTEIGVVGVAVGAPFAVLVAEQLAASGAELVISITSAGQISPLGALPCFVLIDRALRDEGTSAHYLPPGRWSRLDETLAAKLDGAFTALPEPVLTGSSWTTDAPYRETAAAIAAAEEDGIACVEMEAAALYAYATARQRAVVCLAHITNTMATDGDDFEKGADNGVHDALAVATAVAAALR, encoded by the coding sequence ATGACCGACGCCGACCTCCCCCTGCTGCAGGCCAAGGACCACGAGGCCCCGTCACTGTTCGAGCCGGCGAACCTGCTGCGCGAGGCCCGTCGTCAGAAGAACCTGCCCGACGTCGACGTGCCCGCGGTGGCGCTGCTCGACCCCGACGGCGACATCGTCCGCCACCTCGCCCGCACCGGCACGGGACGCCGCCACCCCGGCTGGGCCTGCTACCACACCGACATGTGGACGGTGGACGTCGACGGCACCGAGATCGGCGTCGTCGGCGTGGCCGTCGGCGCCCCGTTCGCCGTGCTCGTCGCCGAGCAGCTGGCCGCTTCCGGGGCCGAGCTCGTCATCAGCATCACCTCGGCGGGCCAGATCTCCCCGCTCGGCGCCCTGCCGTGCTTCGTGCTCATCGACCGCGCCCTGCGCGACGAGGGCACCAGCGCCCACTACCTGCCGCCGGGCCGGTGGAGCCGGCTCGACGAGACGCTCGCCGCGAAGCTCGACGGCGCCTTCACCGCACTACCCGAACCGGTGCTCACCGGGTCCTCCTGGACCACCGATGCCCCCTACCGCGAGACCGCCGCTGCGATCGCCGCTGCGGAAGAAGACGGCATCGCCTGCGTGGAGATGGAGGCGGCCGCTCTCTACGCCTACGCCACCGCCCGCCAGCGAGCCGTCGTCTGCCTGGCCCACATCACCAACACCATGGCCACCGACGGCGACGACTTCGAGAAGGGCGCCGACAACGGGGTGCACGATGCGCTCGCCGTTGCCACCGCGGTCGCGGCGGCACTGCGCTGA